The Fusarium poae strain DAOMC 252244 chromosome 2, whole genome shotgun sequence nucleotide sequence CAAAGGTGAGCTCGATACCGCACATCTTTGTGGGCACGACCGTCCTGGAAATAATGACGAATCCACGCTCAGCGTCAATCACAAGCCCCATACCCCGATGGACACGAGTAGACTGTCCGTCGATAAGAACGGGAGCAGAAAACTTGACGTTCACGAAACTCCTCACAATCTCCGCTACTGCTCTCAATGGGATGTGCTCAAGCGTGTCAAATGAGGCACTCAGCTTAGTCGGCTGAACCGCAGGTAACGGCTCAGCAAGAATATCAACATCCCAAGCACCTGTGTCATCATTCCTTGTAAACATCTTCATTCGTCGAAACCAATGCCTATCAATCGGCACAACCGCTGTGCGGACTGTATGTCGCTCCCAGACGTGCCAGTACTTGATCGCCACTCGCGCCCTGTCAGGAATATCCTTCATGACCTGCACAAAAGCGTCCAGGTTTGGTGTCTTTTTGTGATTGACGCTGTCAACCATGATGTAGTTATCATGCGTTGGATGAAAGGGTCCTGCTTTGCAAACGTAAACACCACGACAGGGCAGGACGTAGCGCTGGGCAACTTGGTACGAGATGTTGTGAAAGCAAGCTGCACCGACGGTGACGAAGCGATCTGGAGTAATTGCGTCGAGATTTTGCACTGTGATATCTTCTTCCACGTCTTCACCGTCCCTTTGGACGAGAACGCGAACTGTTTGGTCGATATTTTCGTCAAAAATAGGGTTCAGATGGAGGAACTGTGTAATCAGTTCCCCGTTGATTTTGATTAGGATGTCTCCTTCTTTGAGTTTGCCGTCTGACGGTCCCTCGGGGAGCACGTCAGCCGCGACGATAAGATTGTCTTCTCCTGGAAATGACTTGCGAAGGACGCTCTCCCACTCGGGACTCAACCCAAGTCTCCGACACTCATCAAAGGGCTTGAGTTTGAAGACTGTCTGGATTTCTCCTCTTTTCACTTTGTCGCCGTTCTGGATCTGCTTTAGTGCTCGTAGCGGGCCATCAAGTGGAAGGAAATAATCGGTTGAACCATCTGTCCGACCACCGGCTTGAAGAGCAATACCATGGCCGTCTACATTGACAACAGGGGATCCTGAAGAGCCGCCGGACGCGGAAGCATTAGCTTGGTAGTAGCAGGTGTTGAAGTCCATATAGCCATCATAGATGGGGGCATTCCTGTCCAGGCGGCTAATGAAGCCTGATAGAATACCCAATTTTTCGCCGCTATCGTTACCAATAACTTTGATCTCAGTCCCAACTGCGGAAAGTTAGATGAATGTTTCAAGAGAGGTCGTGAGCTTACCTTTTGCAAGATCCGGTCGAAGTTGCATGGCGGTGAGTTCCATGTACTTGACCGCCTTTGCATCGAATTTGAGAAATCCAAAGTCATGGATGGGGTCGCGATAGATCGTATGAACCTCTACTTCTTCCTGGTTGCTGAAGACGATATATCCTGAGAACGGTCCAGGACCAACGACATGGCGATTTGTTAGGACAAGACTTTTAAAAGTTAGCGTGTGTTGTTAATCTCGAGTGAAAACAGATATCTTACCCTCGCTCAGCGTCAACAATAAAGCCAGTCGCCTCACTTGTCTTTGAAATTTCTGTGTCGAAGGCATACGGGTGTGAGAACTTGACCGACACGACGGATCTGACAACTTTCTCTATGGCTCTCTGCCATGCCTCGCTCTCACTTTCCGAGAGGAGACCTGTCTTGGATGGGGCACTCTTCTCAACAAGGCTGGTGATGCCATTTTGGGTAGGGTCTGTGGATTCTGATAATGACATGTCGCGCATTTTGGGAAGGACGGGGTCCTGGTGGATAGTCATGTTGATAGTATGTTGTGACGGAATCAGGATGGAAGAACAAAATCACCAGAACAAGCTTGTCAAGATGATGTAGATGATGGATGTAATGATGTGGGAGAAACAGTAGAGTAACAGAGAAACGAACAGTGAGAATAAGGAAAGAGTTATAGAGATGTTGGAGGTTGGAGGTTGAAAATGAAGGACAAGTGATGACACCCTTTCAGTGCTTACGGTTGAACAAAACCAGGCAAGGCAGGCAGTCAGTCAGCCCTATGAGCAAATCGAACACGCATCACATCACTAACCCCTCATCAGTCTTGAGGCCCCTCAGCCCCGAAAAGTGGATTGGCTTTCCAAAGTGCCGAGTGATAGGGTGGGTGACTGAATTGAGGCAACCAACAGTGGCGCAGTATCTATGGAATCAATAACTACATGCCATATTAGTTAGTAGGTCATTTTCAGCCTTGAAGGCACTAAATATTTCTCACTAAAGATCTTGGAGTCAGGTTCGGATCGTTGTTTTTGTGGAAGCTATCCAAGTAGCATGAGGACTAGATGTCGGAGTTATCGGTCACCGAACAAGAGGGATTATTCCGAATGTCGCCGTCAGAAATAGAGACATTTAGAAAAGAAACCTTGATAGTTAAGTTACGTTGCCGCTTATTACGGAATGACTCACTATTTTTCTCGTAGGAAAATAATCAGGCTAGGAATAGTCTCGTGATGCtctctttaaaataatatatttacgGAAATTGTTATCCAACCTGTCTATGTCTATTAACTCATTCAACAGCCAGCCAAGACTAACGGAAAGAAAGCATATCACCAAACTCTAATAGAAACTCTTAACCGCTTTTGCTCAACCAGATGCAAGGGAAACTCTCGTTTTACTCTCTCCCATCTTTAAACTCCACTCCCCATTCCATTCCTCTCTCCTTCTAATCCCAAGCTCAATATCTTTCTTGGGCGTATAAATAGTGGCCATATCACCTGTGTTCAGCGCTGGGTTCTTTTCCCATTGACCCGAAACAGGGTTCATATCGCATCGCATAGAAAGAAGAGCCAGCATGATTAAAATTTCTGTTGAGGCGAACTGTCGTGCAGGGCACAAATGCGGAGGCGCGCCCCATGCCACGAAACTGCTCGACACAATCGATTTTTTGTCGGATCCATCTTTTGGCATGAACCGATATGGATCAAAGACATCAGCCGAATCTCCCCATGTAGCTTGATTCGTATGCACGGGTTGGCCAGGCATCATGACGAATTGGCCAGCTTTAAGCAGATACTTGTCGTCCAGGAGTGTGTCTTCCGTCACCTTTCGAATGTTCGCATGAATATGTCTTGTTCGTTGTGTCTCCTGATAAAGAGATAAAAGCAAAGGACATTTTGTTTTCAACGCTGCAATGTCCACCACAAACCCAGTCTCTTTGTCTCCACTAACAGCCTGTTCGATTAATTGCCGTCGCACTTGGTCAAGAAGTTCAGGCCGGGAGAACAACTCGTAGATGGTCCAGAACATAATGGGAACTGTATTGGCAAAAGCCGCTGTTCCAAAGGTAGCTTGCTGCTTGCAGATGTCATCCTCGTCAATGCCTGCTTCTTGCATGGTGCGTTGACGAGCCATATAGACTGCTGATACATCGACGGGGATATTCTTGTTATATTTTCGGAAGGCGTCGAAGACCATCTTACGAGCCGCGTAGCCTTTTCCGGTGATATCGAGGTTGATTAGATGGAGAGGCATGTAATCTTGCCATTTCCTTGTTTCTATTAGCTCTTCGGCTTAATTTGTGATGCATACCTGGATCTTTCACTTACCAGAATGCTTCATCAATCTTTGGATCGCGGAAAGGATGCTCCACGCCCAGAATTCCACAAGCACTCGCCTGCACAACCGCGTATCTACCCCACGCTAATAAGGACACCTTTCTCACGCCATTCTTCTCTTCAGGCAGCATCGCCTCTACGTCAATCAAGGCACGATCTGCCATTCTCAAATTCTGCTCATCAAGACTGGGACCTGGGGCAAGACCATGTTTATGCGCATGACTAAACGAGTCAACCCACTCGCTACCAAAGACTTCAATCGTGGCAGGATTGGCATCGCCCATATGCTTGGCAGCAGTTTGCATAAAGGGACGGAAGGAAAGTGTTTTGGTCCTTTGGATAAGAGGGATGAGGCGGGCTGTTTTGGCGACGTAGAGCTTTGTGTTGAAGATAGCGACAGTGTAGATTTCTTGGTCTGTTTGCTTGCTGTCCCgtttattaatagctatccCCCAGACGTAGTGCCTGTTTTACATACCTGGTTATCCCATGGTAGCCAGAACTGTACTTCATCATTCCCAGCAAGTGTCCAAAAAGTGGTATTTTAGGTTGGAGACGTTTCGGTTCTCTCGGGTCATCAAACATGGAAAAGAGCCATTCTAGCGTGTATGCGAACAGGACGAATCCTGCTGCACCATACAAGATCTCACGAAGCATCATGACAACGAAGATGACAGCGTCACAGTTTCTGCTTCCTAAAGGTAGGCATATTGAACATTttaatagatataaatatgGATCATCATTAACCACGTTTGGTATCTCGCTTATCAAGAATATCAGATCCTTCAGACCAAGTACGAATACGAACCTCCTTTGGTGGAGAGACTAAGAACCGCTAACATCGATCTAGCGCTGACCGAAACATCATGGTTCAGGGGGTTGTGGGAAAAGAAACCGAACCCGA carries:
- a CDS encoding hypothetical protein (MEROPS:MER0003297); the encoded protein is MTIHQDPVLPKMRDMSLSESTDPTQNGITSLVEKSAPSKTGLLSESESEAWQRAIEKVVRSVVSVKFSHPYAFDTEISKTSEATGFIVDAERGLVLTNRHVVGPGPFSGYIVFSNQEEVEVHTIYRDPIHDFGFLKFDAKAVKYMELTAMQLRPDLAKVGTEIKVIGNDSGEKLGILSGFISRLDRNAPIYDGYMDFNTCYYQANASASGGSSGSPVVNVDGHGIALQAGGRTDGSTDYFLPLDGPLRALKQIQNGDKVKRGEIQTVFKLKPFDECRRLGLSPEWESVLRKSFPGEDNLIVAADVLPEGPSDGKLKEGDILIKINGELITQFLHLNPIFDENIDQTVRVLVQRDGEDVEEDITVQNLDAITPDRFVTVGAACFHNISYQVAQRYVLPCRGVYVCKAGPFHPTHDNYIMVDSVNHKKTPNLDAFVQVMKDIPDRARVAIKYWHVWERHTVRTAVVPIDRHWFRRMKMFTRNDDTGAWDVDILAEPLPAVQPTKLSASFDTLEHIPLRAVAEIVRSFVNVKFSAPVLIDGQSTRVHRGMGLVIDAERGFVIISRTVVPTKMCGIELTFADSVLIPGKVVFLHPSHHYAIIQYDSSLVDAPVKSAKFSTERISQGASTFFVGHNDSDEMVYASTAVTKVIPLEREPPNPPRGRPINVDRIDIETRIGTHCGSGVLVGEDGSIQALWVVYEMEDLDEACFGLSSQAIVPIAEKLSQGVVPSLRSLSVELAAVTIIEARVMGVSEEWISQVQSRSSDRRLFMVKRASSGLPNSLEEGDILITLDGKLVTQLSDIDVMYWKDSLDVVAVRSGEQISFKAQTVLEDEFETSRVVNFCGLTAQKPHRTVRQCIKKLPSEVYITSWLVGSPSNLYSVYATTFITHIDNKPTPDLEALINAVANIPDKTYFKIKMTDFSGTPSVVTIKKDQRYFPTAEWIRDETHAEGWKRITYENGEVIQGEGLYGIAL
- a CDS encoding hypothetical protein (TransMembrane:1 (o6-27i)); this encodes MMLREILYGAAGFVLFAYTLEWLFSMFDDPREPKRLQPKIPLFGHLLGMMKYSSGYHGITSKQTDQEIYTVAIFNTKLYVAKTARLIPLIQRTKTLSFRPFMQTAAKHMGDANPATIEVFGSEWVDSFSHAHKHGLAPGPSLDEQNLRMADRALIDVEAMLPEEKNGVRKVSLLAWGRYAVVQASACGILGVEHPFRDPKIDEAFWKWQDYMPLHLINLDITGKGYAARKMVFDAFRKYNKNIPVDVSAVYMARQRTMQEAGIDEDDICKQQATFGTAAFANTVPIMFWTIYELFSRPELLDQVRRQLIEQAVSGDKETGFVVDIAALKTKCPLLLSLYQETQRTRHIHANIRKVTEDTLLDDKYLLKAGQFVMMPGQPVHTNQATWGDSADVFDPYRFMPKDGSDKKSIVSSSFVAWGAPPHLCPARQFASTEILIMLALLSMRCDMNPVSGQWEKNPALNTGDMATIYTPKKDIELGIRRREEWNGEWSLKMGESKTRVSLASG